In a genomic window of Amycolatopsis japonica:
- a CDS encoding YlxR family protein, producing MVQSPRPGTDLQHDREAPVRTCVGCRKRALIGELLRVVAADGRLVVDERRRLPGRGAWLHPVPDCLAKAERRRAFPRALRVPGSLDAQGVHERLERHAEG from the coding sequence GTGGTTCAGAGCCCGCGGCCGGGAACCGACCTCCAGCATGACCGGGAAGCCCCGGTTCGCACCTGTGTGGGTTGCCGTAAGCGGGCCTTGATCGGCGAGTTGCTGCGAGTGGTCGCGGCGGACGGTCGGTTGGTCGTCGACGAACGTCGGCGGCTGCCGGGCCGGGGTGCCTGGTTGCACCCCGTGCCGGACTGTCTGGCCAAGGCCGAGCGGCGCAGGGCGTTCCCCCGAGCACTTCGTGTTCCGGGGTCGCTCGACGCCCAGGGTGTCCACGAACGCCTGGAGCGGCACGCCGAAGGCTAA
- the nusA gene encoding transcription termination factor NusA produces MNVDIAALRAIERDKDIPFETVIEAIETALLTAYKHTEGHQPHARIDIDRKSGLVRVLAHTLTPDGQTDEEWDDTPEGFGRIAATTARQVILQRLRDAEHEKTFGEFSAKENELVAGVVQRDARANARGMVVIQVGDIEGVLPAIEQVPGETYEHGDRIKAYVVTVSRGNRGPQITLSRSHPKLVHKLFALEVPEIADGTVEIAAVAREPGHRTKIAVRSTVPGVNAKGACIGPVGARVRNVMSELAGEKIDIIDFSEDPAKFVGNALSPAKVVSVKVVDERAKTARVVVPDFQLSLAIGKEGQNARLAARLTGWRIDIRSDAAPEQGDEAHAGQPRPAAATGSAE; encoded by the coding sequence GTGAACGTCGACATCGCCGCGCTGCGCGCGATCGAACGGGACAAGGACATCCCCTTCGAGACGGTGATCGAAGCGATCGAAACCGCGCTGCTCACCGCGTACAAGCACACCGAGGGCCACCAGCCGCACGCCAGGATCGACATCGATCGCAAGAGCGGGCTGGTGCGCGTCCTCGCGCACACCCTCACCCCGGACGGCCAGACCGACGAGGAATGGGACGACACCCCCGAAGGCTTCGGGCGGATCGCCGCGACCACCGCGCGGCAGGTCATCCTGCAGCGTCTTCGCGACGCCGAGCACGAGAAGACCTTCGGCGAGTTCTCCGCCAAGGAGAACGAGCTCGTCGCAGGCGTGGTGCAGCGCGACGCCCGCGCCAACGCCCGCGGCATGGTCGTCATCCAGGTCGGCGACATCGAAGGCGTGCTGCCCGCGATCGAGCAGGTGCCCGGCGAGACCTACGAGCACGGCGACCGGATCAAGGCCTACGTCGTCACCGTCTCGCGCGGCAACCGCGGCCCGCAGATCACGCTGTCGCGTTCGCACCCGAAGCTGGTGCACAAGCTGTTCGCCCTCGAGGTCCCCGAGATCGCCGACGGCACGGTCGAGATCGCCGCCGTCGCGCGGGAACCGGGACACCGGACCAAGATCGCGGTCCGCTCGACGGTGCCCGGCGTCAACGCCAAGGGTGCCTGCATCGGCCCGGTCGGCGCGCGTGTGCGCAACGTGATGAGCGAACTGGCGGGCGAGAAGATCGACATCATCGACTTCTCCGAAGACCCGGCGAAGTTCGTCGGGAATGCGCTGTCGCCCGCGAAGGTTGTGTCGGTGAAGGTCGTCGACGAGCGGGCCAAGACCGCTCGCGTCGTCGTGCCGGACTTCCAGCTTTCGCTCGCGATCGGCAAGGAGGGGCAGAACGCCCGCCTCGCCGCCCGGCTCACCGGCTGGCGGATCGACATCCGCAGCGACGCCGCCCCTGAGCAGGGTGACGAAGCACACGCCGGGCAGCCGCGGCCCGCCGCGGCAACCGGTTCGGCTGAGTGA